A genomic region of Stenotrophomonas sp. NA06056 contains the following coding sequences:
- a CDS encoding GFA family protein, which yields MTLRITCLCGENAMELHGAPAARANCHCTTCRDFYGVAMLSATAWAAESVTLSGGNHARFQHPAKQLSKTFCLNCGDVLLGTNRLGMCVVLNAVVARTADGVLDAAFAPTMHLFYRQRVIDVTDSLPKYLDGWDGPLHVRQEDPQPCPGP from the coding sequence ATGACCCTTCGCATCACCTGCCTGTGCGGCGAAAATGCAATGGAACTGCACGGGGCTCCCGCTGCGCGGGCGAACTGTCACTGCACCACGTGCAGGGATTTCTACGGCGTTGCGATGCTCTCGGCCACGGCATGGGCGGCCGAATCGGTGACCCTTTCCGGCGGCAACCACGCGCGCTTTCAGCACCCGGCAAAGCAGCTTTCCAAGACGTTCTGCCTGAACTGCGGCGATGTGCTGCTTGGCACCAACCGCCTGGGCATGTGCGTGGTTCTCAATGCCGTGGTTGCCCGAACGGCTGACGGCGTTCTGGATGCGGCGTTTGCGCCGACGATGCATCTGTTCTATCGGCAGCGCGTCATTGACGTGACAGATTCGCTGCCGAAGTACCTCGATGGGTGGGACGGTCCGCTTCATGTGCGGCAGGAAGATCCGCAGCCGTGTCCTGGCCCCTGA